The Xenopus tropicalis strain Nigerian chromosome 2, UCB_Xtro_10.0, whole genome shotgun sequence genome window below encodes:
- the tshb gene encoding thyrotropin subunit beta, protein MGAIFVAPLLFCIAVGQAFSLCLLTEYTMYVEKKECAYCLAINTTICSGFCMTKDPNLKEGLPKMLMSQKVCSYKQYIHRTVTIPGCPMHVNPLFSYPVAISCECDKCNTGYTDCVQDTIKTNYCTKPFEPQYLGFSNYI, encoded by the exons ATGGGAGCTATTTTTGTTGCACCCTTGCTTTTCTGCATTGCCGTTGGCCAGGCTTTCTCACTCTGTTTGCTAACTGAATATACCATGTATGTGGAGAAGAAAGAGTGTGCTTACTGCCTTGCCATTAATACCACTATTTGCTCAGGATTCTGTATGACAAAG GATCCCAACCTGAAGGAAGGACTGCCTAAAATGTTAATGTCTCAGAAAGTCTGTTCATACAAACAATATATCCACAGGACAGTGACCATTCCTGGCTGCCCAATGCACGTGAATCCGCTCTTTTCCTACCCAGTAGCCATTAGCTGTGAGTGTGATAAATGCAACACTGGCTACACTGACTGCGTCCAAGATACCATCAAAACCAATTACTGTACAAAACCATTTGAGCCTCAATATCTTGGCTTTTCAAACTACATTTAG
- the slc25a22l gene encoding solute carrier family 25 (mitochondrial carrier: glutamate), member 22 like isoform X1 has product MHTSVTHTIVVSCWLLFAGAAVNLTLVTPEKAIKLAANDYFRYHLSKTGSPLTLSKEMLAGCGAGVCQVIITTPMEMLKIQLQDAGRLAAQKTVKGIQCMPPGTKHLNTIPVLTRAYNVGPTSAARKVSATQIASELLRTEGIKGLYKGLGATLLRDVPFSVIYFPLFANLNKLGKASSDDKAPFLYSFTAGCIAGSTAAVAVSPCDVIKTRLQSLSKGANEETYSGIVNCARKIWMKEGPSAFFKGAGCRALVIAPLFGIAQVVYFLGVGETVLEMAQFNRLMA; this is encoded by the exons ATGCATACATCAGTTACGCACACAATTGTGGTAAGCTGTTGGCTTTTATTTGCAGGTGCAGCAGTAAATCTCACTCTTGTAACCCCTGAAAAGGCAATTAAACTGGCCGCTAATGACTATTTCAGATATCATCTGTCGAAAACTGG cTCTCCTTTGACTCTGTCCAAAGAAATGCTGGCAGGATGTGGTGCCGGAGTATGTCAGGTTATTATCACTACACCAATGGAGATGTTAAAAATACAGCTACAAGATGCTGGAAGACTAG CTGCCCAGAAGACTGTAAAAGGGATACAATGCATGCCACCTGGCACTAAGCACTTAAATACAATTCCTGTACTGACCAGGGCCTATAATGTTGGACCCACATCTGCTGCTCGCAAAGTATCTGCTACACAAATTGCTTCGGAGCTACTTCGTACAGAAGGTATAAAAGGCCTGTACAAAGGGCTAGGAGCCACCCTTTTGAG GGATGTACCATTCTCTGTCATCTACTTTCCATTATTCGCTAATCTCAACAAGCTGGGCAAGGCTTCTTCTGATGACAAGGCTCCATTCCTTTATTCATTTACTGCAGGCTGCATAGCTGGATCCACTGCTGCTGTGGCTGTCAGTCCTTGCGATG taataaagaCACGCCTTCAGTCTTTAAGCAAGGGAGCAAATGAAGAGACCTACAGTGGAATTGTGAATTGTGCCAG gaaAATCTGGATGAAGGAGGGTCCATCTGCTTTTTTTAAAGGCGCAGGATGCCGAGCACTAGTCATTGCACCTCTGTTTGGTATAGCTCAGGTTGTGTATTTTTTGGGTGTTGGAGAAACTGTACTTGAGATGGCTCAATTCAACCGCTTGATGGCCTAA